Proteins encoded together in one Alteribacter keqinensis window:
- a CDS encoding transglycosylase domain-containing protein produces the protein MSEEYRSRQERKKAMQQTSKPNKTKKGGSGGGGKSRFKKILTALMIIFIIMVTAGAITAVAMIAGAPPLDEERLMMSNNPEIYDIDGELVTTLSGSENRRMADIDDVPDRMKDAIISIEDVRFYDHFGIDMRRLGGAVVANVRSGFGAEGASTITQQVVKNLYLDFDKRLTRKVQEQYLAVRMEQKYTKDQILEMYLNVIYLSGGRYGIVEAADYYFSKELDDLSVADAALLAGIPQRPNAYNPFNNPELAEQRRNVVINQMERYGKITAEEAEEARNTPVEDQLQQSERDPYPYQAYLDRVLSEVENIDGIEMNDIYSSGMKIYTNLDTGAQEHVETVMQSNDYINWPDEEMKAGLTLMDTQTGQITALGGIRQQTQEMRTFNWATQPKRQPGSTIKPILDYGPAIEHLKWSTYHQIRDEEYKYKTIDQTIRNAGRGYSGDVSMRYALAQSLNVPALKAFHEVGDSKAKAFGESLGIPLDTMGETYALGGFSEGISSLQLAGAYAAFGNEGEYNRPHTVQRVEFANGRTINLAPEPEKAMEDYTAFMISDMLKSVVQNGTGQQAAISGLPVAGKTGSTNFTEEDRQTHSIPENVGAVRDSWFAGYTTRYTASVWTGYNSPSEGVIRQDNGSNLIARQLFREVMQHVHEGEETPDFNQPDSVVRVAIERDTGLLPSDFTPEDQIINEYFVKGTEPSSVSEEYEVDADDLPVPSVSAEYNEEEHAIYTSWSFDTDVPGDFSFELEVRGPDGDYETMAITDDTQYILNNPQYGETYSIRVTAISDEDEDLRSEPGTVEVTIPEEEEEIEEDIPDEIFEDEDEIEEGNEDEEGPGEGNGPPDDDGSDEDNGSEDGDGPGQENGPGQGNGPGQGNGPPDDEDEDEDDSEEENDESEEEESPPDDNEDTDDTEQDQDQ, from the coding sequence ATGTCAGAAGAATATCGCTCCAGACAGGAACGTAAAAAAGCGATGCAGCAAACATCAAAGCCAAATAAAACAAAAAAAGGCGGATCCGGAGGCGGAGGGAAATCACGCTTCAAGAAAATCCTCACCGCATTAATGATCATTTTTATCATTATGGTAACAGCAGGTGCCATCACAGCAGTAGCGATGATTGCCGGCGCCCCTCCACTTGATGAAGAAAGACTTATGATGAGTAACAACCCTGAAATTTACGATATAGACGGCGAACTGGTAACCACCCTTTCCGGTTCCGAGAACAGACGGATGGCAGACATCGATGATGTACCCGATAGAATGAAAGATGCCATTATCTCCATTGAAGACGTTCGTTTCTACGATCACTTTGGTATTGATATGCGCCGTCTCGGAGGAGCTGTCGTAGCCAATGTAAGAAGCGGCTTCGGGGCTGAAGGGGCAAGTACCATTACACAGCAGGTCGTAAAAAACCTGTATCTTGATTTTGACAAACGCCTGACACGCAAAGTTCAGGAACAGTATCTGGCTGTCCGCATGGAACAAAAATATACAAAAGATCAGATTCTTGAAATGTACCTTAATGTTATTTATCTGTCCGGAGGCCGGTACGGTATCGTGGAAGCTGCGGATTACTACTTCAGCAAAGAATTAGACGATCTTTCAGTTGCAGACGCCGCTCTTCTTGCTGGTATTCCACAGCGTCCTAATGCATACAACCCGTTTAATAACCCGGAGCTTGCTGAACAGCGTCGTAACGTCGTCATTAACCAGATGGAGCGTTACGGTAAAATTACTGCCGAAGAAGCAGAAGAAGCAAGGAACACTCCGGTTGAAGACCAGCTCCAGCAGAGCGAGCGCGATCCATATCCGTATCAGGCATACCTTGACCGTGTCCTTTCTGAAGTGGAAAACATAGACGGTATTGAGATGAATGATATTTACTCTTCGGGAATGAAGATTTACACGAACCTTGATACAGGCGCACAGGAACATGTTGAAACGGTTATGCAGTCAAACGACTACATCAACTGGCCTGATGAAGAAATGAAAGCCGGACTGACACTGATGGACACTCAGACCGGACAGATTACCGCTCTTGGCGGTATCAGACAGCAGACGCAGGAAATGCGGACATTTAACTGGGCAACACAGCCAAAAAGACAGCCCGGATCAACAATTAAACCTATTCTTGATTACGGACCGGCCATCGAGCACCTGAAATGGTCTACGTACCACCAGATCCGTGATGAGGAATATAAATACAAAACTATTGACCAGACCATCCGGAACGCAGGACGCGGCTACTCAGGCGATGTATCCATGCGGTATGCTTTAGCGCAGTCATTAAACGTACCGGCGTTGAAAGCATTCCACGAAGTGGGCGATTCAAAAGCAAAGGCGTTTGGTGAATCACTCGGTATTCCACTGGACACGATGGGTGAAACTTATGCCCTTGGAGGGTTCAGTGAGGGAATCTCCTCTCTCCAGCTTGCAGGTGCGTATGCTGCTTTCGGAAATGAAGGAGAATACAACCGTCCTCATACCGTTCAGCGTGTGGAATTTGCCAACGGCCGTACCATCAATCTTGCACCTGAACCTGAAAAGGCAATGGAAGACTACACGGCGTTTATGATCTCAGACATGCTTAAATCAGTTGTTCAGAACGGTACAGGGCAGCAGGCGGCCATTTCCGGACTTCCTGTTGCCGGAAAAACCGGATCAACCAACTTTACTGAGGAAGACAGACAGACACACTCTATTCCTGAAAATGTAGGAGCAGTACGGGATTCCTGGTTTGCAGGATACACTACGAGATATACAGCTTCTGTCTGGACGGGCTACAACTCCCCTTCTGAGGGCGTGATCAGACAGGATAACGGGTCCAACCTCATTGCACGCCAGCTCTTCCGTGAAGTGATGCAGCACGTTCATGAGGGTGAAGAAACCCCGGACTTTAATCAGCCTGATTCAGTTGTAAGAGTCGCGATCGAACGTGATACCGGACTTCTTCCGAGTGACTTTACTCCGGAAGACCAAATTATCAATGAGTACTTCGTAAAAGGAACTGAACCATCCAGCGTCTCTGAAGAGTATGAAGTAGACGCTGATGACCTGCCGGTTCCAAGTGTAAGTGCTGAATATAATGAAGAGGAACATGCGATTTATACAAGTTGGAGCTTTGACACCGATGTTCCTGGTGACTTCAGCTTCGAACTGGAAGTCCGTGGTCCTGATGGCGATTACGAGACAATGGCGATTACAGATGACACACAATATATTCTCAACAACCCTCAATACGGTGAAACCTATTCCATCCGGGTAACTGCCATTTCTGATGAGGATGAAGACCTCCGCAGTGAACCGGGTACAGTAGAAGTAACCATACCTGAGGAAGAAGAGGAAATTGAAGAAGACATTCCAGATGAAATCTTTGAAGACGAAGATGAAATCGAAGAAGGAAATGAAGATGAAGAAGGTCCCGGCGAAGGTAATGGTCCTCCTGATGATGACGGTTCTGATGAGGACAACGGTTCCGAAGACGGAGACGGTCCTGGTCAGGAGAACGGTCCGGGACAAGGGAACGGACCCGGTCAGGGGAACGGTCCTCCTGATGATGAGGATGAGGATGAGGATGACAGCGAAGAAGAAAATGATGAGAGTGAGGAAGAAGAAAGCCCTCCTGATGATAACGAGGATACTGATGACACTGAGCAGGATCAAGATCAGTAA
- the recU gene encoding Holliday junction resolvase RecU → MAFRYPDGRKFEPKRNEMTKKSVNKDARFSNRGMTLEEDINETNEYYLAHQVAVIHKKPTPLQIVNVHYPSRSAAVVTEAYFQKPSTTDYNGVYKGRHIDFEAKETKNKLSFPFKNFHDHQVEHMKRVLDQGGIAFAILRFSYTDEVFLLEATHLIRFYEERDHTRKSMKKKDIEHFGYLIPLGFHPRIDYLKIVDKLITGS, encoded by the coding sequence GTGGCATTCCGCTACCCTGACGGCAGAAAATTTGAGCCGAAACGAAACGAAATGACGAAGAAGAGCGTCAATAAAGATGCCCGCTTCAGTAACCGTGGAATGACCCTTGAGGAGGATATTAACGAAACAAACGAATATTATCTTGCCCACCAGGTTGCAGTCATTCATAAAAAACCGACTCCGCTTCAGATTGTAAACGTGCATTACCCGTCACGCAGTGCAGCCGTAGTGACTGAGGCATACTTCCAGAAACCTTCAACCACAGATTACAATGGGGTTTATAAAGGAAGGCACATCGACTTTGAAGCAAAAGAAACAAAAAACAAATTGTCATTTCCGTTTAAAAACTTTCACGACCACCAGGTTGAGCACATGAAACGGGTTCTCGATCAAGGTGGAATCGCCTTTGCAATTTTACGATTTTCTTATACTGATGAAGTTTTTTTACTGGAGGCAACTCACCTTATCAGGTTTTATGAGGAACGGGACCATACCCGCAAATCCATGAAAAAGAAAGACATAGAACATTTCGGTTACCTTATCCCTCTTGGGTTTCATCCGAGAATTGATTACTTAAAAATTGTGGATAAGCTGATCACAGGTTCATGA
- a CDS encoding DUF2515 family protein — protein MLEQSDQKIIRMIEKETEKGNLDNISRTEFYQKYYIRNPEIKWAYLASFVSRNAGWAMTDLKSRPFAVLLDEKLRNDLFMTYERANWLIFSDAFPQLLIYQWSKRQGKPYFHLLPKFGVSNWISEKWLEFWQKKDEERLMIALIVNEQHLIQRPVLDQTFYKKQVFNSAAFKWQDRLHFSTVLFPDKKGRLTGSSVSDFTKTDKRIELGKKLAWILFHSDQKEEMADFHQSIPHTGSRKDYQRFLKRRYPKTPMVRSSYPVITHHRDFKFDWSIHLLKNPDRYLKQLKPVKRFNLTEWYEEKLHQMEVAVRIEEFYKSTMKQKGDSYR, from the coding sequence ATGCTTGAACAATCTGATCAAAAGATAATCAGAATGATTGAAAAGGAAACAGAAAAAGGGAATCTGGATAATATTTCACGTACCGAATTTTATCAAAAATATTATATTAGAAACCCGGAAATAAAATGGGCATACCTTGCAAGCTTCGTTTCAAGAAATGCAGGGTGGGCGATGACTGATCTTAAGAGCAGACCGTTCGCCGTTCTTCTTGACGAAAAATTAAGGAACGACCTGTTTATGACTTATGAGAGAGCCAATTGGCTGATCTTCAGCGATGCCTTTCCGCAACTTCTCATTTATCAATGGTCAAAGCGACAGGGAAAGCCTTATTTTCATTTATTGCCAAAATTCGGTGTAAGCAACTGGATTTCAGAAAAATGGCTGGAATTTTGGCAAAAAAAAGATGAAGAGAGGCTGATGATTGCTTTAATCGTTAACGAACAGCATTTGATTCAAAGGCCTGTCCTGGATCAGACCTTTTACAAAAAACAGGTGTTTAACTCAGCAGCATTCAAATGGCAGGACCGGCTTCACTTTAGTACCGTGTTGTTCCCTGATAAGAAAGGAAGACTGACCGGTTCGTCCGTTTCTGATTTTACAAAAACGGACAAACGCATTGAACTGGGGAAAAAACTGGCGTGGATTTTGTTTCATTCAGACCAAAAAGAAGAGATGGCCGATTTTCATCAATCAATTCCCCACACTGGTTCCAGGAAGGATTACCAGCGTTTTCTGAAAAGACGTTATCCTAAAACACCGATGGTAAGGTCCAGCTATCCGGTCATAACCCACCACAGGGATTTTAAGTTCGACTGGTCAATACACTTATTGAAAAATCCTGACCGTTACCTTAAACAGCTTAAACCTGTGAAGCGTTTCAACCTTACGGAATGGTACGAAGAGAAACTTCATCAAATGGAGGTCGCTGTCAGGATTGAGGAATTTTATAAATCCACAATGAAGCAAAAAGGAGACTCTTACCGGTAA
- the racA gene encoding chromosome-anchoring protein RacA, with amino-acid sequence MVTAFKTKTVADELGVNPTTVQRWIKFFKLDCEVNDLGHYVLTEDTVKTLKSIHHQLSEGKRLKDVTVEGISHKKEETDSSGIVSSQIFNDRFGQILVHVDQLEKKLSEKADEVVEYQMLQHRQEIDDLSEMLRTVDRRLKSLEDNLSEKEKQVVYMNKGKKNNKPPRKRMLANIFSFMVK; translated from the coding sequence ATGGTTACAGCTTTCAAAACTAAAACAGTGGCGGATGAGCTTGGTGTTAACCCGACAACGGTGCAGCGGTGGATAAAGTTCTTTAAACTTGATTGTGAAGTCAATGATCTCGGGCACTATGTTCTTACAGAGGATACAGTAAAAACGCTCAAGTCTATTCACCATCAGTTAAGTGAAGGAAAAAGATTAAAAGATGTGACGGTTGAAGGCATCAGCCATAAGAAAGAAGAAACAGATTCATCCGGGATCGTCTCAAGCCAGATCTTTAATGATCGTTTCGGTCAGATTCTTGTTCATGTGGATCAGCTTGAGAAAAAGCTTTCGGAAAAGGCAGACGAGGTCGTTGAATATCAGATGCTTCAGCACAGACAGGAGATCGATGACCTTTCGGAAATGTTAAGGACAGTTGATCGGAGACTGAAGTCCTTGGAGGACAACCTTTCTGAGAAAGAGAAACAGGTCGTATATATGAATAAAGGGAAAAAGAATAATAAACCACCTAGAAAGAGAATGCTGGCAAACATTTTCTCTTTTATGGTTAAATAG
- a CDS encoding YppE family protein, translated as MGSQHDRLHTLTKQVLELNVEAFQSFEQYAKQKENASFNDYVKPFADRVREVSDEWLPLASQYVTENKPKYIHLKQIEAAHENINITAVTCFQADTKKKRFIETNKSIRYTAEALKTDIEKRGDS; from the coding sequence ATGGGTTCACAACACGATAGACTTCATACCCTTACAAAACAGGTACTTGAATTAAATGTTGAAGCATTTCAGTCATTTGAACAATATGCCAAACAAAAAGAAAATGCTTCCTTTAATGATTACGTTAAACCATTTGCGGATCGTGTAAGGGAAGTGAGTGACGAGTGGCTGCCACTGGCATCACAGTACGTTACAGAAAATAAACCAAAATATATTCATTTGAAACAGATTGAAGCAGCTCACGAGAACATCAATATTACTGCAGTAACGTGTTTTCAGGCTGATACGAAAAAGAAGCGGTTTATCGAGACGAATAAATCAATTCGTTATACGGCAGAAGCGTTAAAAACGGATATTGAAAAAAGAGGCGATTCATAA
- a CDS encoding TcaA NTF2-like domain-containing protein: protein MQKRFITLTLTLILIGLIAACDDPEWSESNEETALKVEEFMRSFKDAWYESLTSQSFRPIEEYLYPNSQFFHMKRRTHQQYSTQRVIEETVRLDISEVEETEDGEIRVTVEEEIEQSGGQTGVEERIRTYYLHPYQDTYRVTSMERHSEE from the coding sequence TTGCAAAAAAGGTTTATTACACTGACTCTCACATTAATCTTAATTGGTTTGATTGCAGCCTGTGACGACCCGGAGTGGTCTGAATCAAATGAGGAAACAGCTCTTAAGGTAGAGGAATTTATGAGATCTTTTAAAGACGCCTGGTATGAAAGCCTGACCAGTCAGTCCTTTCGTCCAATTGAAGAATACCTTTATCCAAATTCACAGTTTTTCCATATGAAACGAAGAACACATCAGCAGTATTCTACACAGAGGGTCATCGAGGAGACGGTACGTTTGGATATTTCAGAGGTTGAAGAGACTGAAGATGGAGAGATACGCGTTACTGTTGAGGAAGAAATTGAGCAATCTGGCGGGCAGACGGGAGTGGAAGAGAGAATCCGCACCTATTACCTTCATCCATACCAGGACACGTACCGCGTTACATCGATGGAACGGCATAGTGAAGAATAA
- a CDS encoding trimeric intracellular cation channel family protein, protein MTWDLFNVIGTIAFALSGVIVAMEEDYDIMGIYILGLVTAFGGGAVRNLLIGLPVTALWEQGTLFTIALIVMTFAFITPIWINKWLKWGMFFDAIGLAAFAIQGALFAKGMELPLSAIIVAAVLTGTGGGIIRDILAGRKPLVFRSDIYVLWAILGGLVIGLGIAATTWQLLLLAFAIVTLRMLSVQYRWQLPHRHVKEGNSAIQK, encoded by the coding sequence TTGACATGGGATTTATTTAACGTAATCGGTACAATTGCTTTTGCTCTGAGTGGCGTAATCGTAGCAATGGAAGAAGATTATGACATTATGGGGATTTATATATTGGGGCTTGTTACTGCATTTGGGGGCGGCGCGGTCCGCAACCTGCTTATCGGGCTGCCTGTTACTGCTCTGTGGGAACAGGGAACCCTGTTTACGATAGCCCTTATTGTTATGACCTTCGCCTTTATAACACCTATCTGGATAAATAAATGGCTGAAATGGGGAATGTTTTTTGATGCAATCGGATTGGCAGCATTCGCCATTCAAGGGGCTCTGTTCGCAAAAGGGATGGAGCTTCCGTTAAGTGCAATCATCGTTGCAGCTGTTCTGACAGGAACCGGAGGTGGTATTATCCGGGATATACTTGCCGGGAGAAAACCACTCGTATTCAGAAGTGACATCTATGTTTTATGGGCAATTCTCGGGGGGCTTGTTATTGGTCTTGGAATTGCAGCAACCACTTGGCAGCTGCTTTTGCTGGCTTTTGCAATTGTTACTCTCCGAATGCTTAGCGTTCAGTATAGATGGCAGCTTCCTCACAGACATGTTAAAGAGGGCAACTCTGCAATCCAAAAGTAG
- a CDS encoding DUF2524 family protein: protein MTNYNQMDQFITEIRTVMEEAETQLDNSRRVNPGDPADFADAQRHLQEVHLELEKMIRSANPEQRDQLIRVEQQIHQLQNRMILGM, encoded by the coding sequence TTGACGAATTATAATCAGATGGACCAATTCATTACAGAAATAAGAACAGTGATGGAAGAAGCGGAAACCCAGCTTGATAACTCCAGGAGAGTAAATCCCGGTGATCCGGCAGATTTTGCAGATGCCCAGAGGCACCTTCAGGAAGTTCACCTTGAACTCGAGAAGATGATCAGAAGTGCAAACCCTGAGCAGCGTGATCAGCTGATAAGGGTAGAACAGCAGATCCATCAATTACAAAACAGGATGATACTGGGAATGTAG
- a CDS encoding YjcZ family sporulation protein, whose product MSGYYNGFALIVVLFILLVIVGSAYIC is encoded by the coding sequence ATGTCTGGATACTACAATGGGTTTGCACTGATTGTTGTGCTTTTCATTCTCCTTGTAATCGTGGGTTCAGCCTACATCTGCTAA
- a CDS encoding cysteine hydrolase family protein, with protein sequence MRALIVIDYTYDFVADEGRLTCGRPGQSIENRITSLTEQYLTNGDLVVMAVDVHDENDTLHPENKLFPPHNIRGTKGRKLYGQLGEMYDRLIKNENHNLMWMDKTRYSAFTGTDLDLKLGERAIKEVHLAGVCTDICVLHTAVDAYNKGFRIVIHQDAVQSFNQAGHEWALGHFKNVLGAEVLENSQPVNE encoded by the coding sequence ATGCGCGCACTGATTGTCATTGATTATACTTATGATTTCGTGGCAGACGAGGGCCGCCTGACGTGCGGAAGGCCCGGACAGTCCATAGAAAACAGAATCACATCGTTAACCGAACAATACCTCACAAACGGGGATCTCGTTGTCATGGCAGTTGATGTACATGATGAAAATGATACTTTACATCCTGAAAATAAACTTTTCCCGCCTCATAACATTAGAGGGACAAAAGGGAGAAAATTATACGGACAACTGGGTGAAATGTATGACAGGCTTATTAAAAACGAGAACCATAATCTTATGTGGATGGATAAAACGAGGTACAGTGCTTTTACCGGAACCGATCTTGATTTAAAGCTTGGCGAAAGAGCCATAAAAGAAGTACATCTCGCCGGTGTATGTACCGATATTTGTGTTCTCCATACTGCGGTGGACGCTTATAACAAAGGTTTTCGCATTGTCATCCATCAGGATGCTGTACAAAGCTTTAATCAGGCGGGGCACGAATGGGCTCTCGGTCATTTTAAAAATGTACTCGGTGCAGAGGTACTTGAAAATTCACAACCGGTAAACGAATAA
- a CDS encoding YeeE/YedE family protein — protein sequence MQKGNFVLGAGAFVLLALVSYMVSGLDMVILLTFGLIFGYTLFHARFGFTSAFRRFMAVGNGQALRAHMLMLAVAITLFAPILHFGIGFFGADPQGFVSPVGTSVIVGSFLFGIGMQLGNGCASGTLYSIGGGRSSMILVLISFIVGSVIGAWHFAFWTEDMPTLAPISLAEDTGLGYLGAWILQMIIFGGIIFLTYVVRKKRRPPSMAVLPTTSGWKRIIRGAWPIWVAAIVLALFNALTLMVRGQPWGITGAFALWGSKAAQLIGIDVTQWGYWSGENAQQLEQSVFHDSTSVMNFGVMAGAFMAAAAGGMFSFAKNIPFKLAMASITGGLLMGYGARLAFGCNIGAYFGGIASFSVHGWVWMIFAMLGTYVALFIRPLFGLKNPKSDDKFC from the coding sequence ATGCAAAAAGGAAATTTTGTTCTTGGCGCCGGAGCGTTTGTACTACTCGCTCTCGTGAGTTATATGGTCTCAGGGCTTGATATGGTAATCTTGTTAACCTTTGGCCTGATATTCGGCTACACATTATTTCACGCACGTTTCGGATTCACTTCAGCATTCAGGCGGTTTATGGCTGTCGGTAACGGTCAGGCTCTTCGTGCTCATATGCTTATGCTCGCTGTAGCTATAACACTGTTTGCTCCAATTCTTCATTTTGGTATCGGATTTTTCGGGGCGGATCCTCAAGGGTTCGTGTCCCCTGTTGGTACAAGTGTAATTGTGGGATCGTTTCTATTTGGAATCGGGATGCAACTTGGAAACGGATGTGCTTCCGGTACACTTTACTCGATCGGCGGCGGACGATCTTCCATGATTCTCGTACTCATTAGTTTTATTGTCGGCTCTGTTATCGGTGCATGGCATTTTGCATTCTGGACGGAAGATATGCCAACTCTTGCTCCCATCAGCCTTGCCGAAGATACAGGACTCGGCTATCTTGGTGCATGGATTCTGCAGATGATTATTTTTGGAGGTATTATCTTCCTCACTTATGTTGTCAGGAAAAAACGCCGTCCCCCTTCAATGGCGGTCCTTCCAACCACCAGCGGCTGGAAGCGTATCATCCGCGGCGCATGGCCGATCTGGGTTGCAGCTATTGTTCTTGCACTTTTCAATGCCCTTACACTTATGGTACGAGGCCAGCCTTGGGGTATTACGGGTGCCTTTGCTCTTTGGGGATCAAAAGCAGCTCAGCTTATCGGTATTGATGTGACACAGTGGGGTTACTGGTCAGGTGAAAACGCACAACAGCTTGAGCAGTCGGTCTTCCATGATTCCACCAGCGTGATGAACTTTGGGGTAATGGCCGGTGCCTTTATGGCTGCTGCCGCGGGAGGGATGTTCAGCTTTGCAAAGAATATTCCATTTAAGCTTGCTATGGCCTCCATTACAGGCGGACTTTTAATGGGATATGGTGCAAGACTGGCATTCGGCTGTAACATCGGTGCTTACTTCGGGGGTATTGCTTCATTCAGCGTTCACGGCTGGGTATGGATGATCTTTGCTATGCTGGGTACCTACGTTGCATTGTTTATCCGTCCTTTGTTTGGACTCAAAAACCCCAAAAGTGACGACAAATTTTGTTAA
- a CDS encoding cyclase family protein, with translation MKFIDITQTLRENMNVWPGDTAFSYEPMLETKKGDSVNVGRITMSSHTGTHIDAPFHVNGEEKTMDELSLDLFTGEAMVIELDNIKTIDPSYIESIPLNGVKKVLFKTTSRPGGHSYEDYPEVAPALADFLKQAGVHMIGVDFPSVDPLTSKELKAHHALNKAGIIILEGLDLSQADQGRYELFCFPLKLKHGDGSPVRAVLKQLR, from the coding sequence ATGAAGTTTATTGATATTACACAGACACTTAGAGAAAATATGAACGTCTGGCCTGGAGACACTGCGTTCAGCTACGAACCAATGCTGGAAACGAAAAAAGGTGACAGTGTAAACGTAGGCAGAATCACCATGAGTTCACATACAGGAACCCACATTGATGCTCCTTTTCACGTGAATGGAGAGGAAAAAACCATGGATGAACTTTCATTGGATCTGTTTACCGGAGAGGCCATGGTCATTGAACTTGACAATATAAAGACAATCGATCCGTCGTACATAGAGTCCATCCCTTTAAATGGGGTAAAAAAAGTTCTCTTCAAAACAACTTCACGTCCGGGCGGTCATTCTTACGAGGACTACCCTGAAGTAGCTCCGGCGTTGGCTGACTTTCTGAAACAAGCAGGAGTTCACATGATCGGGGTAGACTTTCCTTCAGTTGACCCCCTTACGTCAAAAGAATTGAAGGCTCATCATGCCTTGAACAAGGCAGGTATTATCATTTTAGAGGGTCTTGATCTGAGTCAGGCTGATCAGGGGAGATATGAATTATTTTGCTTCCCTCTGAAACTTAAGCATGGGGACGGGAGTCCGGTTAGAGCTGTACTAAAGCAGCTTCGTTAA
- a CDS encoding thioredoxin family protein: MIECSNEENLIKGIEQNKAIVYFYTPMCGTCALANRFLEMTEPLVEENITIYKSNIAFFPTISRAFKVESVPCAVFIEDGKPVEKMYAFQSVTNVYEQIRLFSNRRDTS, encoded by the coding sequence TTGATTGAATGCAGTAATGAAGAGAATTTAATCAAAGGGATTGAACAAAATAAAGCTATCGTTTACTTTTATACACCTATGTGCGGCACGTGTGCTCTTGCAAACCGGTTTCTTGAAATGACAGAGCCCCTTGTAGAGGAAAACATTACGATTTACAAAAGCAACATTGCCTTCTTTCCAACCATTTCAAGAGCATTTAAAGTGGAGAGCGTTCCATGTGCTGTTTTTATAGAAGATGGAAAACCAGTAGAAAAAATGTATGCATTTCAATCGGTTACAAATGTGTATGAGCAGATCCGGTTGTTCTCAAATAGGAGGGATACATCATGA
- a CDS encoding TlpA disulfide reductase family protein — translation MKAPELNVYNPETNDAIILKDYEGKALLLTFWVSWCPDSKRDFPNKEQLYKAMETKELDLLMVNVKGREGEPDAGMRYYEENGFTVPMGVDNGTKTYDSYRCMSVPTTFLLNKNHEIAASFNDKATFQDILTSLSRVL, via the coding sequence ATGAAAGCACCTGAACTAAATGTATATAACCCCGAGACAAACGACGCAATTATATTAAAGGATTATGAGGGAAAAGCTTTACTCCTTACATTCTGGGTGTCCTGGTGTCCAGACTCAAAGCGGGACTTCCCAAACAAAGAGCAGTTATACAAAGCCATGGAAACCAAAGAGCTTGATCTGCTCATGGTGAATGTAAAAGGGAGGGAAGGTGAACCTGATGCAGGTATGCGTTATTATGAAGAGAACGGCTTTACGGTTCCTATGGGGGTTGATAATGGAACGAAAACCTATGATTCATACAGGTGTATGAGTGTTCCAACGACCTTTCTATTGAATAAAAATCATGAGATTGCAGCCAGCTTTAATGACAAAGCAACGTTTCAGGATATATTAACGAGTCTCAGCAGAGTACTTTAA